A genomic stretch from Oreochromis niloticus isolate F11D_XX linkage group LG11, O_niloticus_UMD_NMBU, whole genome shotgun sequence includes:
- the cobl gene encoding protein cordon-bleu isoform X2, translating into MSASSKPPLGRMKAHAPPPPPAPQPAPRHIFRTTTPDGGGTSSMEAKENILRATVDLQLTLPQGNQIYVTEDGSKALMDLLVELCSRYHLNPALHTLEVLSPEGQSLGFKPNALLGSLNVACVLIKEKVSEEKVARRPAPKVPEKTVRLMVNYHGNQKAVVRVNPLISLQALIPVICDKCEFDPTRVLLLKDSISQRELPLDKTLAELGIKDLYVHDQRLAFQPKMASAPALNYTDFVRSSTGSLDRPEKKGLLGIFQFSRRKSKTETTSVDMDDFDDKIIQNTDTQSCDVSTVSGFSSGPNWSGTLGQSQSVASIPRLSPKAETKKRRAPPPPPAPAPRLEHTTVESYQMSLGSESQQRKRKAPAPPPTPTSITQGSDDTSASVARTPDSQAPDKPTPASRTKVAHSTTASAATVIKLTEKAASHKIAVDPVSNAMPTSSSPTPSSSTTDSLAVQDSSSELSQGLDDSDADLEQAESHYSYSSSSTTSGSVRVQPAAKNSSGRVEDSVSSAAGKITQDRMSENNSMSETESALNLKLEEAENNRHSGMGNSDRPAPPKPLRSPVQEPSQHVSPSTPPSTPPPTEPTESNSPQNLTEVKEAPQSWLHSVQNSAVSDQKPETEAPLAETLSLGSSSASSSLPDQGYAASEGMAEGEDSGMISSPSDTQPTSPDGSVSLDGSSGWKPAGPVRDSSSESDEGCATWGSVHRHKDISPQSQSVILENSFEDDPKLAAELHQTLADFEADLADHEDVISAKEAPYTISSDSNVVPVSVVDMDVPVTAIDEVLEDYDHNIIEHEVKAFTRKESAGSKEHGFCHKSRMEPENKNNNAYTEAVNNKRNRTNTKDLSQSEQHTKPAENKSVCDRKEKKIKEKKTKEMNLVNSNSVKGDKQISAVKSNDDVHENVRSAEILPDPVRCNAESFEKKKPDLPPASQKPVSTEKDEQTHRVFPTSHNKITRNVTSRFGMKTFTVIPPKPSVINTAKEQSGVPFTIGAIKIDDQGNMVKAGISRNNVSRSSESQINSDEGSPLLGKAKAFWSSNERQDTAVKLSKDKAEESKSKLKSASTSVKETTLKTSNTEYLKSTQSTVSKPPERIQPKEVVKEEIKEPIRNVKVPDKGCVEVGSKNSVPKNVQPPADKPTIPPSLLPDLSFLRPPRRTSSQYVASAIAKHPPKTLAKPSYIPNSPECSASLKTPTTDLQKSGRSMQVNPRQSSLASLLDNKENGSNSTVRYPGPQRSTSYPEYMSDQQKDFREANRGGFENGVVATKRSSDMLETKPAKNHTELSGSTKIKVTAKEQDNVKHIQIGGPSPAKSNALNTDIKPPTAPKTISQGQTNNSEETPSKSQPPETVSDSSVTPGSPAVTVFGPVKKFRPVIHKSVEKETSLHSSLMEAIQTGGGKDRLKKISTSAPSSLKKGPYVEEENERCALLAAIRAQNNTGRLKKVKSAAAHELEKFRKLASEEERSPSSPSSPENLTCTSALFTHPPPPPAPTIAPPPPAPVLPQGKTSSVPHSNANAPGNPALAREAMLEAIRSGSAAERLKKVAVPKKTVQVNGKLGTIQASSSTIPEQ; encoded by the exons TAAAGCACTGATGGATCTGCTGGTTGAGCTGTGTAGTCGCTACCACCTGAATCCAGCTCTGCACACTTTGGAggttctgtctcctgagggccAGTCTTTGGGCTTCAAGCCAAACGCACTGTTGGGCTCCCTTAACGTGGCCTGTGTGCTTATCAAGGAAAAAGTCTCGGAGGAGAAAGTGGCGCGCAGACCAGCACCCAAAGTGCCAGAG AAAACTGTGCGATTGATGGTGAACTACCATGGCAACCAGAAGGCCGTAGTACGGGTGAACCCCTTGATATCGCTCCAGGCTCTGATACCAGTCATCTGTGACAAGTGTGAGTTTGACCCTACACGTGTCCTGCTGCTGAAGGATAGCATCAGTCAACGCGAGTTACCGCTGGACAAAACTCTAGCAGAACTCGGGATCAAAGATCTCTACGTACATGACCAGAGGCTAG CTTTCCAGCCTAAAATGGCTTCTGCCCCTGCACTTAACTACACAG aCTTTGTTCGCTCCAGTACTGGCAGTTTGGACAGACCAGAAAAAAAAGGCCTCCTGGGTATTTTCCAGTTCAGCAGGAGGAAATCCAAG ACAGAGACAACATCTGTGGACATGGATGACTTTGATGATAAAATAATCCAAAACACTGACACACAATCCTGT GACGTCTCCACAGTATCTGGGTTCTCCAGTGGACCTAATTGGTCCGGTACCTTGGGCCAGTCTCAGTCTGTCGCCAGTATCCCGAGGTTGTCTCCCAAGGCTGAGACCAAGAAGAGGAGAGCCCCACCACCGCCTCCTGCCCCTGCACCCAGATTGGAGCACACTACAGTTGAAAGCTATCAG ATGAGCCTTGGTTCAGAAAGCCagcagaggaaaagaaaggctccagctcctcctcccaCTCCAACATCCATCACGCAAGGCTCTGATGACACTTCAGCCTCTGTGGCTCGAACTCCTGACAGTCAAGCTCCTGATAAACCTACGCCGGCATCCCGCACCAAGGTGGCACATTCGACCACAGCCTCAGCTGCCACTGTGATAAAACTAACAGAAAAAGCAGCTTCGCACAAAATAGCAGTAGATCCTGTGTCCAATGCCATGCCAACCTCCAGCTCCCCAACCCCGAGCAGCAGCACTACTGACAGCCTTGCCGTGCAGGATTCCAGCTCTGAACTAAGCCAGGGTCTTGATGATTCAGATGCTGACCTAGAGCAAGCTGAATCCCATTACAGCTACAGTAGCAGTAGCACAACAAGTGGGTCCGTGCGGGTCCAACCCGCTGCGAAAAACTCCAGCGGCAGAGTGGAAGATTCAGTCAGCAGCGCGGCCGGCAAAATAACTCAAGACAGGATGTCAGAGAATAACTCCATGTCGGAGACTGAGTCAGCCCTGAACCTGAAGCTGGAAGAGGCTGAGAACAATAGGCACAGCGGAATGG GAAACAGTGATCGTCCGGCGCCACCCAAACCTCTCCGTTCTCCCGTGCAGGAGCCATCACAGCATGTATCACCCTCTACTCCTCCCTCAACACCCCCTCCCACTGAGCCTACAGAGAGCAACTCCCCGCAGAATCTCACGGAGGTGAAGGAGGCTCCCCAGT CTTGGCTCCATTCTGTTCAGAACTCTGCAGTCAGTGACCAGAAACCAGAAACTGAAGCACCTCTGGCCGAGACTCTGTCTTTGGGCAGCAGCAGTGCCAGCAGCAGCCTGCCAGACCAGGGTTACGCTGCCTCTGAAGGTATGGCAGAGGGCGAGGACTCGGGCATGATCAGTTCTCCCTCCGACACCCAACCCACTTCCCCCGATGGGAGTGTGTCTCTGGATGGAAGTAGTGGGTGGAAGCCGGCGGGGCCAGTGCGAGATAGTTCCAGTGAGAGCGATGAGGGATGTGCCACCTGGGGATCAGTACACAG GCACAAAGACATCAGCCCTCAGTCGCAGTCAGTGATACTGGAAAACAGCTTTGAAGATGATCCAAAGCTCGCAGCCGAGCTCCATCAGACTCTGGCTGATTTTGAAGCAGACCTTGCAG ACCATGAAGATGTAATCTCAGCAAAAGAGGCTCCTTATACCATTTCTAGTGACAGTAATGTGGTGCCAGTGTCTGTAGTGGACATGGATGTGCCAGTTACAGCCATAGATGAAGTACTGGAGGACTATGATCATAATATTATTGAACATGAGGTGAAGGCATTTACCAGGAAGGAGTCAGCTGGCAGCAAAG AACATGGCTTTTGTCACAAGTCCAGAATGGAGCCcgagaacaaaaacaacaatgctTATACAGAAGCCGTCAATAATAAAAGAAACCGTACAAATACTAAGGACCTGTCTCAATCTGAGCAGCACACTAAACCAGCGGAGAACAAgtctgtgtgtgacagaaaggaaaaaaagataaaggagaaaaaaactaaagagATGAATCTCGTCAATAGCAACAGCGTGAAAGGAGATAAGCAAATATCGGCTGTTAAATCTAATGATGACGTGCACGAAAACGTGAGGAGCGCTGAGATACTGCCTGACCCTGTGAGATGTAATGCTGAATCTTTTGAGAAGAAGAAACCTGATCTTCCACCAGCAAGTCAGAAACCAGTATCTACGGAAAAAGATGAACAGACACATAGGGTTTTCCCGACTTCACATAATAAAATTACTCGCAACGTCACATCACGATTTGGCATGAAAACCTTCACTGTGATTCCTCCCAAGCCCTCTGTTATAAACACTGCTAAAGAACAGTCAGGTGTTCCATTTACCATTGGTGCCATTAAGATCGACGATCAGGGAAACATGGTGAAAGCGGGTATCTCCAGGAATAATGTCAGTAGGTCTTCAGAGTCACAGATCAATTCTGATGAGGGTTCTCCTCTTCTTGGGAAGGCCAAAGCTTTTTGGAGCTCAAATGAAAGACAGGATACTGCAGTGAAGCTGAGCAAAGATAAAGCTGAGGAGAGCAAAAGCAAACTGAAAAGTGCTTCTACATCAGTCAAAGAAACGACACTGAAGACCAGTAACACAGAGTACCTGAAATCAACACAGAGTACAGTTTCTAAACCTCCAGAGAGAATCCAACCTAAAGAGGtggtgaaagaagaaattaAAGAACCTATAAGGAATGTCAAAGTTCCAGACAAAGGTTGTGTTGAGGTGGGGAGCAAAAATTCAGTACCCAAAAATGTTCAGCCCCCAGCCGACAAACCTACCATTCCTCCTTCACTACTTCCAGACTTGTCCTTCCTCAGACCACCCAGGCGAACCTCAAGCCAATATGTAGCGTCTGCCATCGCTAAACACCCCCCAAAGACCTTAGCGAAACCCAGCTATATCCCTAACAGCCCTGAATGCTCTGCTTCCCTGAAGACACCGACTACTGACCTCCAGAAATCAGGTCGATCGATGCAAGTGAATCCGCGCCAATCTTCCCTGGCATCTTTGTTAGATAATAAGGAGAATGGCTCTAATTCTACAGTCAGGTATCCTGGTCCTCAAAGATCTACAAGCTACCCAGAGTATATGTCAGATCAACAGAAAGATTTTAGAGAAGCAAACAGGGGTGGATTTGAAAATGGTGTTGTAGCCACCAAAAGAAGTTCTGATATGTTGGAAACCAAACCAGCCAAGAATCACACTGAGTTAAGTGGATCCACCaaaataaaagtcactgccaaggAACAAGATAATGTCAAACATATTCAGATTGGAGGTCCCAGCCCAGCAAAAAGCAATGCCCTAAACACAGATATCAAACCACCAACAGCCCCAAAGACCATATCTCAAGGACAGACAAAC AACTCAGAGGAGACACCTTCAAAATCTCAACCGCCTGAAACGGTGTCAGACAGTAGTGTGACCCCAGGATCTCCAGCTGTGACGGTGTTTGGGCCAGTTAAAAAGTTCAGACCAGTGATCCATAAATCTGTTGAGAAAGAGACGTCTCTGCACAGCAGTCTGATGGAGGCAATCCAGACAGGTGGAGGCAAAGACAGGCTGAAGAAA ATATCAACTTCTGCCCCCAGCTCCTTAAAGAAAGGGCCTTATGTTGAAGAGGAGAATGAGAGGTGTGCTCTTTTGGCTGCCATTAGAGCCCAGAATAACACCGGCAGGCTGAAGAAG GTCAAATCTGCAGCTGCCCATGAGCTTGAGAAATTCAGAAAGTTGGCATCTGAAGAAGAGAGAAGTCCAAGCTCTCCCTCTTCCCCCGAGAATTTGACCTGCACCTCTGCTCTCTTTACAcacccaccacctccaccagcACCGACGATTGCACCGCCACCTCCTGCCCCTGTCTTGCCCCAGGGTAAAACTAGCTCTGTGCCACATTCGAATGCGAACGCCCCCGGGAACCCTGCTCTAGCCAGGGAGGCTATGCTGGAGGCCATTCGCTCTGGATCTGCTGCTGAGAGGCTCAAAAAg GTCGCAGTTCCCAAGAAGACGGTTCAAGTGAACGGCAAACTGGGAACGATCCAAGCGAGCTCATCAACAATCCCTGAGCAGTAA
- the cobl gene encoding protein cordon-bleu isoform X1: MSASSKPPLGRRMKAHAPPPPPAPQPAPRHIFRTTTPDGGGTSSMEAKENILRATVDLQLTLPQGNQIYVTEDGSKALMDLLVELCSRYHLNPALHTLEVLSPEGQSLGFKPNALLGSLNVACVLIKEKVSEEKVARRPAPKVPEKTVRLMVNYHGNQKAVVRVNPLISLQALIPVICDKCEFDPTRVLLLKDSISQRELPLDKTLAELGIKDLYVHDQRLAFQPKMASAPALNYTDFVRSSTGSLDRPEKKGLLGIFQFSRRKSKTETTSVDMDDFDDKIIQNTDTQSCDVSTVSGFSSGPNWSGTLGQSQSVASIPRLSPKAETKKRRAPPPPPAPAPRLEHTTVESYQMSLGSESQQRKRKAPAPPPTPTSITQGSDDTSASVARTPDSQAPDKPTPASRTKVAHSTTASAATVIKLTEKAASHKIAVDPVSNAMPTSSSPTPSSSTTDSLAVQDSSSELSQGLDDSDADLEQAESHYSYSSSSTTSGSVRVQPAAKNSSGRVEDSVSSAAGKITQDRMSENNSMSETESALNLKLEEAENNRHSGMGNSDRPAPPKPLRSPVQEPSQHVSPSTPPSTPPPTEPTESNSPQNLTEVKEAPQSWLHSVQNSAVSDQKPETEAPLAETLSLGSSSASSSLPDQGYAASEGMAEGEDSGMISSPSDTQPTSPDGSVSLDGSSGWKPAGPVRDSSSESDEGCATWGSVHRHKDISPQSQSVILENSFEDDPKLAAELHQTLADFEADLADHEDVISAKEAPYTISSDSNVVPVSVVDMDVPVTAIDEVLEDYDHNIIEHEVKAFTRKESAGSKEHGFCHKSRMEPENKNNNAYTEAVNNKRNRTNTKDLSQSEQHTKPAENKSVCDRKEKKIKEKKTKEMNLVNSNSVKGDKQISAVKSNDDVHENVRSAEILPDPVRCNAESFEKKKPDLPPASQKPVSTEKDEQTHRVFPTSHNKITRNVTSRFGMKTFTVIPPKPSVINTAKEQSGVPFTIGAIKIDDQGNMVKAGISRNNVSRSSESQINSDEGSPLLGKAKAFWSSNERQDTAVKLSKDKAEESKSKLKSASTSVKETTLKTSNTEYLKSTQSTVSKPPERIQPKEVVKEEIKEPIRNVKVPDKGCVEVGSKNSVPKNVQPPADKPTIPPSLLPDLSFLRPPRRTSSQYVASAIAKHPPKTLAKPSYIPNSPECSASLKTPTTDLQKSGRSMQVNPRQSSLASLLDNKENGSNSTVRYPGPQRSTSYPEYMSDQQKDFREANRGGFENGVVATKRSSDMLETKPAKNHTELSGSTKIKVTAKEQDNVKHIQIGGPSPAKSNALNTDIKPPTAPKTISQGQTNNSEETPSKSQPPETVSDSSVTPGSPAVTVFGPVKKFRPVIHKSVEKETSLHSSLMEAIQTGGGKDRLKKISTSAPSSLKKGPYVEEENERCALLAAIRAQNNTGRLKKVKSAAAHELEKFRKLASEEERSPSSPSSPENLTCTSALFTHPPPPPAPTIAPPPPAPVLPQGKTSSVPHSNANAPGNPALAREAMLEAIRSGSAAERLKKVAVPKKTVQVNGKLGTIQASSSTIPEQ, encoded by the exons TAAAGCACTGATGGATCTGCTGGTTGAGCTGTGTAGTCGCTACCACCTGAATCCAGCTCTGCACACTTTGGAggttctgtctcctgagggccAGTCTTTGGGCTTCAAGCCAAACGCACTGTTGGGCTCCCTTAACGTGGCCTGTGTGCTTATCAAGGAAAAAGTCTCGGAGGAGAAAGTGGCGCGCAGACCAGCACCCAAAGTGCCAGAG AAAACTGTGCGATTGATGGTGAACTACCATGGCAACCAGAAGGCCGTAGTACGGGTGAACCCCTTGATATCGCTCCAGGCTCTGATACCAGTCATCTGTGACAAGTGTGAGTTTGACCCTACACGTGTCCTGCTGCTGAAGGATAGCATCAGTCAACGCGAGTTACCGCTGGACAAAACTCTAGCAGAACTCGGGATCAAAGATCTCTACGTACATGACCAGAGGCTAG CTTTCCAGCCTAAAATGGCTTCTGCCCCTGCACTTAACTACACAG aCTTTGTTCGCTCCAGTACTGGCAGTTTGGACAGACCAGAAAAAAAAGGCCTCCTGGGTATTTTCCAGTTCAGCAGGAGGAAATCCAAG ACAGAGACAACATCTGTGGACATGGATGACTTTGATGATAAAATAATCCAAAACACTGACACACAATCCTGT GACGTCTCCACAGTATCTGGGTTCTCCAGTGGACCTAATTGGTCCGGTACCTTGGGCCAGTCTCAGTCTGTCGCCAGTATCCCGAGGTTGTCTCCCAAGGCTGAGACCAAGAAGAGGAGAGCCCCACCACCGCCTCCTGCCCCTGCACCCAGATTGGAGCACACTACAGTTGAAAGCTATCAG ATGAGCCTTGGTTCAGAAAGCCagcagaggaaaagaaaggctccagctcctcctcccaCTCCAACATCCATCACGCAAGGCTCTGATGACACTTCAGCCTCTGTGGCTCGAACTCCTGACAGTCAAGCTCCTGATAAACCTACGCCGGCATCCCGCACCAAGGTGGCACATTCGACCACAGCCTCAGCTGCCACTGTGATAAAACTAACAGAAAAAGCAGCTTCGCACAAAATAGCAGTAGATCCTGTGTCCAATGCCATGCCAACCTCCAGCTCCCCAACCCCGAGCAGCAGCACTACTGACAGCCTTGCCGTGCAGGATTCCAGCTCTGAACTAAGCCAGGGTCTTGATGATTCAGATGCTGACCTAGAGCAAGCTGAATCCCATTACAGCTACAGTAGCAGTAGCACAACAAGTGGGTCCGTGCGGGTCCAACCCGCTGCGAAAAACTCCAGCGGCAGAGTGGAAGATTCAGTCAGCAGCGCGGCCGGCAAAATAACTCAAGACAGGATGTCAGAGAATAACTCCATGTCGGAGACTGAGTCAGCCCTGAACCTGAAGCTGGAAGAGGCTGAGAACAATAGGCACAGCGGAATGG GAAACAGTGATCGTCCGGCGCCACCCAAACCTCTCCGTTCTCCCGTGCAGGAGCCATCACAGCATGTATCACCCTCTACTCCTCCCTCAACACCCCCTCCCACTGAGCCTACAGAGAGCAACTCCCCGCAGAATCTCACGGAGGTGAAGGAGGCTCCCCAGT CTTGGCTCCATTCTGTTCAGAACTCTGCAGTCAGTGACCAGAAACCAGAAACTGAAGCACCTCTGGCCGAGACTCTGTCTTTGGGCAGCAGCAGTGCCAGCAGCAGCCTGCCAGACCAGGGTTACGCTGCCTCTGAAGGTATGGCAGAGGGCGAGGACTCGGGCATGATCAGTTCTCCCTCCGACACCCAACCCACTTCCCCCGATGGGAGTGTGTCTCTGGATGGAAGTAGTGGGTGGAAGCCGGCGGGGCCAGTGCGAGATAGTTCCAGTGAGAGCGATGAGGGATGTGCCACCTGGGGATCAGTACACAG GCACAAAGACATCAGCCCTCAGTCGCAGTCAGTGATACTGGAAAACAGCTTTGAAGATGATCCAAAGCTCGCAGCCGAGCTCCATCAGACTCTGGCTGATTTTGAAGCAGACCTTGCAG ACCATGAAGATGTAATCTCAGCAAAAGAGGCTCCTTATACCATTTCTAGTGACAGTAATGTGGTGCCAGTGTCTGTAGTGGACATGGATGTGCCAGTTACAGCCATAGATGAAGTACTGGAGGACTATGATCATAATATTATTGAACATGAGGTGAAGGCATTTACCAGGAAGGAGTCAGCTGGCAGCAAAG AACATGGCTTTTGTCACAAGTCCAGAATGGAGCCcgagaacaaaaacaacaatgctTATACAGAAGCCGTCAATAATAAAAGAAACCGTACAAATACTAAGGACCTGTCTCAATCTGAGCAGCACACTAAACCAGCGGAGAACAAgtctgtgtgtgacagaaaggaaaaaaagataaaggagaaaaaaactaaagagATGAATCTCGTCAATAGCAACAGCGTGAAAGGAGATAAGCAAATATCGGCTGTTAAATCTAATGATGACGTGCACGAAAACGTGAGGAGCGCTGAGATACTGCCTGACCCTGTGAGATGTAATGCTGAATCTTTTGAGAAGAAGAAACCTGATCTTCCACCAGCAAGTCAGAAACCAGTATCTACGGAAAAAGATGAACAGACACATAGGGTTTTCCCGACTTCACATAATAAAATTACTCGCAACGTCACATCACGATTTGGCATGAAAACCTTCACTGTGATTCCTCCCAAGCCCTCTGTTATAAACACTGCTAAAGAACAGTCAGGTGTTCCATTTACCATTGGTGCCATTAAGATCGACGATCAGGGAAACATGGTGAAAGCGGGTATCTCCAGGAATAATGTCAGTAGGTCTTCAGAGTCACAGATCAATTCTGATGAGGGTTCTCCTCTTCTTGGGAAGGCCAAAGCTTTTTGGAGCTCAAATGAAAGACAGGATACTGCAGTGAAGCTGAGCAAAGATAAAGCTGAGGAGAGCAAAAGCAAACTGAAAAGTGCTTCTACATCAGTCAAAGAAACGACACTGAAGACCAGTAACACAGAGTACCTGAAATCAACACAGAGTACAGTTTCTAAACCTCCAGAGAGAATCCAACCTAAAGAGGtggtgaaagaagaaattaAAGAACCTATAAGGAATGTCAAAGTTCCAGACAAAGGTTGTGTTGAGGTGGGGAGCAAAAATTCAGTACCCAAAAATGTTCAGCCCCCAGCCGACAAACCTACCATTCCTCCTTCACTACTTCCAGACTTGTCCTTCCTCAGACCACCCAGGCGAACCTCAAGCCAATATGTAGCGTCTGCCATCGCTAAACACCCCCCAAAGACCTTAGCGAAACCCAGCTATATCCCTAACAGCCCTGAATGCTCTGCTTCCCTGAAGACACCGACTACTGACCTCCAGAAATCAGGTCGATCGATGCAAGTGAATCCGCGCCAATCTTCCCTGGCATCTTTGTTAGATAATAAGGAGAATGGCTCTAATTCTACAGTCAGGTATCCTGGTCCTCAAAGATCTACAAGCTACCCAGAGTATATGTCAGATCAACAGAAAGATTTTAGAGAAGCAAACAGGGGTGGATTTGAAAATGGTGTTGTAGCCACCAAAAGAAGTTCTGATATGTTGGAAACCAAACCAGCCAAGAATCACACTGAGTTAAGTGGATCCACCaaaataaaagtcactgccaaggAACAAGATAATGTCAAACATATTCAGATTGGAGGTCCCAGCCCAGCAAAAAGCAATGCCCTAAACACAGATATCAAACCACCAACAGCCCCAAAGACCATATCTCAAGGACAGACAAAC AACTCAGAGGAGACACCTTCAAAATCTCAACCGCCTGAAACGGTGTCAGACAGTAGTGTGACCCCAGGATCTCCAGCTGTGACGGTGTTTGGGCCAGTTAAAAAGTTCAGACCAGTGATCCATAAATCTGTTGAGAAAGAGACGTCTCTGCACAGCAGTCTGATGGAGGCAATCCAGACAGGTGGAGGCAAAGACAGGCTGAAGAAA ATATCAACTTCTGCCCCCAGCTCCTTAAAGAAAGGGCCTTATGTTGAAGAGGAGAATGAGAGGTGTGCTCTTTTGGCTGCCATTAGAGCCCAGAATAACACCGGCAGGCTGAAGAAG GTCAAATCTGCAGCTGCCCATGAGCTTGAGAAATTCAGAAAGTTGGCATCTGAAGAAGAGAGAAGTCCAAGCTCTCCCTCTTCCCCCGAGAATTTGACCTGCACCTCTGCTCTCTTTACAcacccaccacctccaccagcACCGACGATTGCACCGCCACCTCCTGCCCCTGTCTTGCCCCAGGGTAAAACTAGCTCTGTGCCACATTCGAATGCGAACGCCCCCGGGAACCCTGCTCTAGCCAGGGAGGCTATGCTGGAGGCCATTCGCTCTGGATCTGCTGCTGAGAGGCTCAAAAAg GTCGCAGTTCCCAAGAAGACGGTTCAAGTGAACGGCAAACTGGGAACGATCCAAGCGAGCTCATCAACAATCCCTGAGCAGTAA